In Bacillus sp. SB49, a single window of DNA contains:
- a CDS encoding polyprenyl synthetase family protein — MDYLSDKRETINDYLDMYLREYSTPGRLQDAMLYSLRAGGKRLRPILLMATAEAFGVEETKTLGVSSSLEMIHTYSLIHDDLPAMDDDDVRRGQPTNHKQFDEATAILAGDALLTMSSRIVAEDPALSDRERVYLIKELAKASGATGMVEGQMQDMLSENKQITLDELESIHRNKTGQLLRFSVMAGAYLGGASSEASAAMEKMADALGLIFQIQDDILDVTGDAAVIGKPTGSDEGNHKSTYPQLLGLEGAVEQKEQYVGIAKQALKDAGVEGTFLSQLIEYLSDRDH; from the coding sequence ATGGATTACCTCAGCGATAAACGTGAGACAATCAATGACTATTTGGATATGTACCTGCGCGAATACTCGACTCCCGGGAGGCTGCAGGATGCCATGCTGTATTCGTTAAGAGCAGGAGGGAAGCGACTGCGGCCGATTCTGCTTATGGCGACAGCCGAGGCGTTTGGAGTAGAAGAAACAAAAACATTGGGAGTATCGTCGAGCCTGGAAATGATCCATACCTACTCTTTAATCCACGATGACCTTCCGGCAATGGATGATGATGATGTGCGTCGAGGTCAGCCTACCAATCACAAACAATTTGACGAGGCGACAGCGATTCTTGCAGGGGATGCACTGCTTACGATGAGCTCCCGGATCGTTGCAGAAGATCCTGCGCTTTCCGATCGAGAGCGTGTGTATCTGATTAAAGAACTGGCAAAAGCAAGTGGAGCCACCGGCATGGTCGAGGGACAAATGCAGGACATGCTCAGTGAAAATAAACAAATTACGCTGGATGAGCTTGAAAGTATCCATAGAAATAAGACGGGACAGCTTCTCCGTTTTTCTGTCATGGCAGGTGCTTATTTAGGAGGAGCTTCCTCCGAAGCAAGTGCAGCCATGGAGAAAATGGCGGATGCACTCGGTCTTATTTTCCAAATTCAGGACGATATCCTGGACGTAACGGGAGACGCAGCCGTCATTGGAAAGCCGACAGGAAGCGATGAAGGCAATCATAAAAGCACCTACCCTCAACTTCTTGGCCTCGAAGGTGCCGTGGAGCAGAAGGAGCAATATGTCGGTATAGCAAAACAGGCACTTAAAGACGCCGGAGTGGAAGGGACGTTTCTATCCCAACTGATCGAGTACTTAAGTGATCGTGACCATTGA
- a CDS encoding exodeoxyribonuclease VII small subunit, with translation MTEKKDELSFEEAMDQLEGIVEKLETGEVPLEKAIQYYQDGMKLSKLCSEKLGNVEEQMQKIMNEHGEFVPFSVQEEE, from the coding sequence ATGACCGAGAAGAAAGATGAACTCAGTTTCGAAGAAGCGATGGACCAGTTAGAAGGCATTGTAGAGAAATTGGAGACGGGGGAGGTCCCTCTGGAGAAAGCTATCCAATATTATCAGGATGGTATGAAGCTTTCTAAATTATGCAGCGAGAAATTGGGCAATGTGGAAGAGCAGATGCAGAAAATAATGAATGAGCATGGCGAATTTGTACCATTCTCCGTCCAGGAGGAAGAATAA
- the xseA gene encoding exodeoxyribonuclease VII large subunit → MSDQYLTVTALTKYIKRKLSGDPHLKTVWLRGEISNFKHHSRGHMYLSLKDEQARIQAVMFAGSNRSLKFVPENGMNVLVKGEINVYEPMGQYQLYIKEMQPDGIGALYFAFEQLKEKLEKEGLFDVERKKPLPTYPKHIGVITSPTGAAVRDILTTIKRRYPIVPVSILPVLVQGERAADSVAQAVRYANEHLDCDVLIVGRGGGSIEDLWGFNEEQVAREIADSRIPVISAVGHETDTTIADFVADVRAATPTGAAELAVPSIVELRETVQGRQRRLNRSMIVKKDESLQRLQRIKKSYAFKYPEQLLRQKEQDLDRMLERLTRRIEQNKTQTLERWTSLTRRLRQQGPEMKIRDGSRALQRTEKQLNTRMDQIIKTKKDRFHNHIDKLTLLNPLEIMKRGYAIPFNDQGGVIKKTSEVKEGEAISLKVQDGSINCHVTAVKEDEK, encoded by the coding sequence GTGAGCGATCAATATTTAACGGTTACGGCACTTACGAAGTACATTAAGCGGAAGCTGTCGGGAGATCCTCATCTGAAAACCGTATGGCTGCGGGGGGAAATCTCTAATTTTAAGCACCACAGCCGCGGCCACATGTATCTTTCCCTGAAAGATGAACAGGCGCGTATTCAGGCAGTCATGTTCGCCGGCAGCAACCGGTCGTTAAAGTTCGTTCCGGAAAATGGGATGAACGTACTTGTTAAAGGTGAAATTAACGTCTATGAACCGATGGGGCAGTATCAATTGTATATCAAGGAAATGCAGCCGGACGGAATTGGAGCTTTGTATTTTGCATTTGAACAATTGAAGGAGAAATTGGAAAAAGAGGGCTTATTCGATGTAGAGAGAAAAAAGCCTCTGCCTACATATCCGAAACATATCGGTGTCATTACTTCTCCAACCGGAGCAGCTGTAAGAGACATCTTGACGACAATAAAGAGGCGTTACCCAATTGTTCCTGTCTCTATTCTTCCCGTTCTTGTTCAGGGCGAGAGAGCGGCAGACTCTGTCGCTCAGGCAGTCCGTTATGCAAACGAACACCTCGACTGCGACGTGTTGATTGTCGGCAGGGGCGGGGGTTCGATTGAAGATTTGTGGGGATTTAATGAAGAGCAGGTCGCGAGAGAAATTGCTGATTCCCGGATCCCTGTTATTTCTGCCGTCGGTCACGAAACGGATACCACCATTGCGGATTTCGTGGCAGACGTCCGGGCTGCGACTCCGACAGGCGCAGCGGAATTAGCTGTTCCGTCGATTGTAGAACTGAGAGAGACCGTTCAAGGACGGCAGCGCCGCTTGAATCGATCCATGATCGTCAAGAAAGATGAGTCTCTACAAAGGCTTCAACGCATTAAGAAATCCTATGCCTTTAAGTATCCGGAACAACTGCTCAGACAGAAGGAGCAGGATCTTGACAGGATGCTCGAACGATTGACGCGCAGGATTGAACAGAACAAGACACAGACGCTGGAGCGGTGGACTTCCTTGACGAGGAGACTCCGTCAACAGGGACCGGAAATGAAAATCAGAGACGGGTCCCGAGCTCTCCAACGGACAGAAAAACAGTTGAACACCAGAATGGATCAGATCATTAAAACGAAAAAAGATCGTTTCCACAATCACATAGACAAGTTGACGCTCCTGAACCCGCTGGAAATCATGAAACGCGGATATGCGATCCCGTTCAACGACCAGGGCGGGGTCATAAAAAAGACTTCTGAAGTCAAAGAAGGGGAAGCAATCTCGCTTAAGGTGCAGGATGGAAGCATTAATTGTCACGTAACCGCTGTGAAGGAGGATGAAAAATGA
- the folD gene encoding bifunctional methylenetetrahydrofolate dehydrogenase/methenyltetrahydrofolate cyclohydrolase FolD, whose product MSAEIIYGNQLAEELRQEMKEEVRTLNESRIHPKLVVVIIGEDPASMSYVKGKQRASEKVGLDSDLIELPEETTEEELLSLIDRLNHDETVHGILVQLPVPDHISDQKIIEAIAPEKDVDGFHPSNVGKMMTGQDTFFPCTPYGIVVMLERANIDLEGKHVVIVGRSNLVGKPVGQLLLNKNATVTHCHSRTKDLRYHTKQADILIVAAGKASLVSGDDIKQGAVVIDVGVNRVDGKLTGDVDFESALEVASHITPVPKGVGPMTITMLLHNTIKAAKRIHHYDQ is encoded by the coding sequence ATGTCAGCAGAAATTATTTACGGTAATCAGTTAGCGGAAGAATTACGTCAGGAAATGAAAGAAGAAGTACGTACTTTAAACGAAAGCCGGATTCATCCTAAATTGGTTGTTGTCATAATCGGGGAAGACCCTGCATCCATGTCCTATGTCAAAGGGAAGCAGCGCGCTTCAGAGAAAGTCGGTCTGGATTCTGATTTGATTGAGCTTCCGGAAGAAACGACAGAGGAGGAACTCCTGTCCCTGATCGATCGTCTGAATCACGATGAAACGGTTCATGGGATCCTCGTTCAACTGCCGGTTCCTGACCATATTTCAGATCAGAAGATCATCGAAGCTATTGCTCCTGAAAAAGATGTCGATGGATTCCACCCTTCAAATGTTGGGAAAATGATGACTGGTCAAGACACCTTTTTCCCATGCACCCCTTATGGAATTGTTGTCATGCTTGAACGAGCAAACATTGATTTGGAAGGGAAGCACGTCGTTATCGTCGGGAGAAGTAACCTCGTCGGCAAGCCGGTGGGCCAGCTCCTTCTTAATAAAAACGCGACCGTGACCCACTGCCATTCACGGACAAAAGATTTACGCTATCATACGAAACAAGCAGATATACTCATCGTAGCAGCTGGGAAAGCTTCTCTTGTGTCCGGGGATGATATTAAACAAGGTGCTGTCGTTATTGATGTCGGTGTGAACCGTGTGGACGGGAAATTGACAGGAGATGTTGATTTCGAATCCGCTCTTGAAGTAGCCTCCCACATTACTCCTGTACCAAAAGGAGTCGGCCCTATGACGATCACTATGCTTCTCCATAATACAATTAAAGCGGCCAAGCGCATCCATCACTACGATCAATAA
- the nusB gene encoding transcription antitermination factor NusB, which translates to MKRRTAREKAFQALFQTITSEIDTDEAIRHVIEDQEVDPFLHDLVHGVMKNRDELDGWISEHLDNWTLPRLPKVEKTVLRMAAYEMRYKEDVPTQVAINEAIELAKIFGEEDSGKFVNGVLSKMV; encoded by the coding sequence ATGAAACGACGCACAGCACGCGAAAAAGCCTTTCAGGCGCTTTTCCAAACGATTACGAGTGAAATCGATACCGATGAGGCGATCCGGCACGTAATCGAAGATCAGGAAGTAGACCCCTTCCTTCATGACCTGGTGCACGGTGTTATGAAGAACAGGGACGAGCTGGACGGATGGATCTCTGAGCATTTGGATAACTGGACACTGCCGCGTCTTCCAAAAGTGGAAAAGACGGTACTCAGAATGGCAGCCTACGAAATGCGCTACAAGGAAGATGTGCCGACTCAGGTCGCTATCAACGAAGCCATTGAGCTTGCTAAAATCTTCGGTGAAGAAGATTCAGGTAAGTTTGTCAACGGCGTTCTATCGAAAATGGTTTAA
- a CDS encoding Asp23/Gls24 family envelope stress response protein, whose product MSEKQLLNVTDGSTLGNVEIAPEVIEVIAGIAVSEVAGVASMRGNFASGVAERLGKKNHGKGVKVELTEEGILIDTYVVMDYGISIPDTAQKIQDNTRQALKNMTALDISEINVHIVGVQMETKEEDTDMEEI is encoded by the coding sequence GTGAGTGAAAAGCAATTGTTAAATGTCACAGACGGCTCGACTCTCGGTAACGTCGAGATTGCACCGGAAGTGATCGAAGTCATTGCCGGAATTGCTGTTTCAGAAGTCGCTGGTGTCGCTTCTATGCGCGGGAACTTTGCCTCCGGAGTAGCAGAGCGCCTCGGCAAGAAGAATCACGGAAAAGGTGTGAAAGTCGAATTGACGGAAGAAGGTATCTTAATCGACACCTATGTCGTCATGGACTATGGAATATCTATACCTGATACCGCTCAAAAGATTCAGGATAACACCCGTCAGGCGTTGAAGAATATGACGGCATTGGATATCAGCGAAATCAATGTTCATATTGTAGGCGTCCAGATGGAGACAAAAGAAGAAGATACAGATATGGAAGAAATTTAA
- the accC gene encoding acetyl-CoA carboxylase biotin carboxylase subunit has protein sequence MIKKVLIANRGEIAVRIIRACKEMGIETVAVYSEADKEALHVQLADEAYCVGPKLSKDSYLSYTNILSVATSTGTDAIHPGYGFLAENAEFAEMCEECNITFVGPSAYAIQKMGTKDVARETMKEAGVPVVPGSAGIIENVEAGLKVAEEIGYPVIIKATAGGGGKGIRVARDEEELKTGIRMTQQEAETAFGNPGVYIEKFIEDFRHVEIQVLADNHGNAVHLGERDCSIQRRLQKLVEETPSPAISEEMRAKMGDAAVKAALAVDYSGAGTVEFIFDQAADSFYFMEMNTRIQVEHPVTEMVTGVDLIKEMLLIANNEKLSFKQEDITFDGWAIECRINAENPAKNFMPSAGKIEMYLPPGGLGVRVDSAAYPGYSIPPYYDSMVAKLIAYGKDRDEAVRRMKRALDEFVIEGVHTTIPFHQRLMEHEVFVGGDFNTKFLEKYTIMKDES, from the coding sequence TTGATTAAAAAAGTTCTGATTGCAAACCGAGGAGAAATCGCAGTTCGGATCATCCGTGCCTGCAAAGAAATGGGTATAGAAACGGTTGCCGTTTATTCGGAGGCCGATAAAGAAGCTCTACACGTGCAGTTGGCGGATGAAGCCTACTGTGTTGGTCCTAAACTCAGTAAAGACAGCTACTTGAGTTATACAAATATTTTGAGTGTCGCGACATCGACAGGTACGGATGCCATTCATCCGGGGTACGGCTTCCTTGCGGAAAACGCCGAATTCGCGGAAATGTGCGAAGAGTGCAATATCACCTTCGTCGGACCGTCCGCCTATGCTATCCAGAAGATGGGTACGAAAGATGTAGCGAGAGAAACAATGAAAGAAGCAGGTGTACCGGTTGTTCCCGGATCTGCAGGAATCATTGAAAATGTGGAAGCCGGTCTGAAGGTCGCAGAAGAAATCGGGTATCCGGTTATCATCAAAGCGACTGCCGGCGGCGGTGGTAAAGGTATCCGCGTAGCCCGTGATGAAGAAGAACTGAAAACAGGAATCCGTATGACGCAGCAGGAAGCGGAAACGGCTTTCGGTAATCCTGGTGTGTATATTGAGAAATTCATTGAAGATTTCCGTCACGTGGAAATCCAGGTGTTGGCGGACAATCATGGAAACGCCGTCCATTTAGGGGAGCGTGATTGTTCCATCCAGCGCCGTCTTCAGAAGCTTGTAGAAGAAACGCCTTCTCCGGCAATCTCTGAAGAAATGCGTGCGAAGATGGGAGATGCAGCTGTTAAAGCCGCATTGGCTGTCGACTACTCTGGAGCGGGCACGGTAGAATTTATCTTTGATCAGGCAGCGGACTCTTTCTATTTCATGGAAATGAACACAAGGATTCAAGTAGAACACCCGGTTACAGAAATGGTGACGGGCGTCGACTTGATTAAAGAAATGCTCTTGATTGCTAATAATGAGAAACTAAGCTTTAAACAAGAAGATATTACTTTTGACGGATGGGCAATTGAATGCCGTATTAATGCCGAAAACCCAGCGAAGAATTTTATGCCTTCTGCAGGGAAGATCGAGATGTACCTTCCGCCAGGCGGTCTTGGTGTGCGTGTCGATTCAGCTGCCTACCCGGGTTACAGCATTCCTCCTTATTATGATTCCATGGTCGCTAAGCTGATCGCATACGGAAAAGATCGTGATGAAGCGGTTCGTCGCATGAAGCGTGCCCTCGATGAGTTCGTCATTGAAGGCGTTCATACAACTATTCCTTTCCATCAGCGCTTAATGGAACACGAAGTTTTTGTAGGCGGAGACTTTAATACAAAGTTCCTGGAGAAATATACTATAATGAAGGATGAATCTTAA
- the accB gene encoding acetyl-CoA carboxylase biotin carboxyl carrier protein: MLKVQEIREIIKLIDQSNIDEFEYETNGTKVTMKKQQGQVVSAPVQTSQPVQAVPEAQPEAVQAAPQQESKPEAAQQEAAAPKADYDAEVTSPMVGTFYQSPSPDQGAYVKVGDEVKEDSVVCIVEAMKLFNEIEAEVSGEIVEILVKDGELVEYGQPLFRVKSK, from the coding sequence ATGTTAAAGGTACAAGAAATCCGTGAAATCATTAAACTAATTGATCAATCTAATATCGATGAGTTCGAGTATGAAACGAACGGAACGAAAGTAACAATGAAGAAACAGCAGGGACAAGTCGTTTCTGCACCGGTTCAAACTTCACAGCCGGTCCAAGCAGTTCCAGAAGCACAGCCGGAAGCTGTTCAGGCTGCACCACAGCAGGAAAGCAAACCTGAGGCTGCCCAACAAGAGGCGGCGGCTCCAAAAGCGGACTATGATGCAGAAGTGACTTCACCAATGGTGGGGACGTTCTATCAATCACCGTCACCGGATCAGGGAGCTTATGTGAAGGTCGGCGATGAAGTGAAAGAAGATTCCGTCGTATGTATCGTCGAAGCGATGAAACTATTTAACGAAATCGAAGCGGAAGTCTCTGGAGAGATTGTCGAAATTCTCGTCAAAGACGGTGAACTCGTAGAATACGGACAACCGCTATTCCGTGTAAAGTCTAAGTAA
- a CDS encoding SpoIIIAH-like family protein, whose translation MKKQTVWLLTMLSLLIVLSVYYMTSPDNGEMAFIQEDEWAEMTGENAEDVETSGDGASISQMSTDELFSAIRLDMQNERDQLQEQLSEIVASSDFTTQEKNDALEKMETIKSNQSKESIIENTILASAEYDDVLVRAEDEVVHVTVQADELTKTEANQINKMVSDEFGEKKVQVQFQPSSK comes from the coding sequence GTGAAAAAACAAACAGTATGGTTGTTAACGATGTTGAGCTTGTTGATTGTCCTGAGCGTCTACTACATGACCTCCCCGGATAATGGTGAAATGGCATTTATTCAGGAAGATGAATGGGCAGAGATGACAGGGGAGAATGCAGAAGACGTAGAGACGAGCGGTGACGGTGCCTCTATTTCCCAGATGTCTACAGATGAATTGTTTTCTGCTATTCGTCTGGATATGCAGAACGAACGCGATCAGCTGCAAGAACAGCTGTCCGAGATTGTTGCTTCCAGTGATTTCACCACTCAGGAGAAGAATGATGCATTGGAGAAAATGGAAACCATCAAGTCGAACCAGTCTAAGGAATCCATCATTGAAAATACCATTCTTGCCAGCGCGGAATATGATGATGTTCTCGTCCGGGCCGAAGATGAAGTCGTCCATGTGACGGTTCAGGCGGATGAATTAACCAAGACAGAAGCCAATCAGATCAATAAGATGGTATCCGATGAATTTGGAGAGAAGAAAGTCCAGGTTCAATTCCAGCCATCCAGTAAATAA
- the spoIIIAG gene encoding stage III sporulation protein AG, giving the protein MDKWWKKLLQPLSSKEGRKLHKPKYLIALGIIGVLIILTSNWFQSSDQPSPGDLEQSTAQQAGTGQAAAEGAEMTDSITQLETEYEKQLLPLLENIQGVSNVDIMINLSSTHKKVYDKNLIIGKQTTKENDKNGGEREIEDYSREQQLVLVRQGDREVPLLTQTSKPEVSGVFVTAEGVDQMKVKAWVVEAVSKVLDVPTHRISVLPKK; this is encoded by the coding sequence ATGGATAAATGGTGGAAGAAGCTGTTGCAACCTTTGTCTAGTAAAGAAGGGAGAAAGCTCCATAAGCCCAAATATTTGATCGCTCTCGGAATTATCGGGGTGTTGATCATCCTGACGAGCAACTGGTTTCAGTCTTCGGACCAGCCGTCGCCCGGCGATCTGGAGCAGAGTACAGCCCAGCAGGCAGGTACCGGTCAGGCGGCTGCGGAAGGGGCGGAAATGACCGATTCCATCACACAACTGGAGACGGAATATGAGAAGCAGCTCCTTCCGCTGCTCGAAAATATTCAAGGGGTGAGCAATGTTGATATTATGATCAATTTATCCTCCACTCATAAAAAAGTGTATGACAAGAACTTGATCATCGGGAAGCAGACGACGAAAGAAAACGATAAGAACGGAGGCGAAAGGGAAATTGAGGATTATTCTCGTGAACAGCAGCTAGTGCTCGTGAGGCAAGGAGACCGGGAAGTACCGCTGCTCACCCAGACATCCAAACCGGAAGTAAGCGGCGTATTTGTGACCGCTGAAGGGGTGGATCAAATGAAAGTGAAAGCCTGGGTTGTGGAGGCGGTCTCTAAAGTATTGGATGTTCCTACCCACCGTATTTCGGTGCTGCCTAAAAAATAA
- the spoIIIAF gene encoding stage III sporulation protein AF — MEAFVEWITRIVLFLILAIVADALLPSGVMKKYARLVMSILLLLIFLGPLFRLLNVDPEVLMRETNAALDEQVDGEMLDEEIESKKKEILEGQDAYKLEQVTQALSAELEQPLEENYQMTLADVEMSFYQEPYGMETLDKLTLTLSSEKEREAVEEVDISIKEEKQTEARGNDEEIQQWVAEQLDLDKEQIDIRWEEENG, encoded by the coding sequence TTGGAAGCTTTCGTAGAATGGATTACGAGAATTGTGCTGTTTCTTATTCTGGCGATTGTAGCAGATGCGCTCTTGCCTTCCGGGGTCATGAAGAAGTATGCCAGGCTCGTCATGTCCATCCTTCTGCTGCTGATCTTCCTCGGGCCTCTTTTCCGGTTATTGAACGTCGATCCTGAAGTGTTGATGAGGGAGACGAATGCAGCGCTTGACGAACAAGTGGATGGAGAGATGCTTGATGAAGAAATAGAATCGAAGAAAAAGGAAATACTCGAGGGACAAGATGCATATAAATTAGAACAAGTTACCCAAGCTTTATCTGCCGAGCTGGAACAACCGTTGGAGGAAAACTATCAAATGACTCTCGCTGATGTGGAAATGAGCTTTTATCAGGAGCCCTACGGCATGGAGACGTTGGACAAGTTGACCTTAACTCTTTCCAGTGAAAAGGAAAGAGAAGCGGTGGAAGAGGTGGACATTTCAATCAAAGAGGAAAAGCAAACGGAAGCTCGGGGAAACGATGAAGAAATTCAACAATGGGTGGCCGAACAATTAGACTTGGACAAAGAACAAATTGATATCCGCTGGGAGGAAGAGAATGGATAA
- the spoIIIAE gene encoding stage III sporulation protein AE has translation MKQIIAVIFLCLCWGSFPVVSSASPSPSSVETDDGSDMLDHLSVDELEQNWLDVQRQYGEYLPAFNGENFRDFIDKESTIEASKWYSGILKFFFQELMVNGKLLATLLFLTLFSTLLRSIQSAFENSVVSRIAYMVIYLVLITLALESFRQVITYTLDTIERMSGFMIGLLPLLLGIMASFTNLMSISFFHPIIIALVQSSGLLVKYLLIPLFASSALLLIVGTLNDDYKVDQLAELLRKTGLAVMGVFLTIFLGVISVQGTVTAVQDGITMKTARFVTGNFVPVIGRLFTDATDTILGASLVLKNTLGIAGVVILLGIAIFPALKVLAIAIIYKIAAALLQPLGDGPVIEAMAVVSRHIFYIFAALLMVSMMFFLVIVIMVAASNITMMIR, from the coding sequence ATGAAACAGATAATTGCCGTGATTTTCCTTTGTCTATGTTGGGGGAGCTTCCCTGTTGTTTCCTCTGCATCCCCCTCTCCATCCTCGGTAGAAACGGATGATGGGTCAGATATGCTTGATCACTTATCGGTGGACGAGCTCGAACAGAACTGGCTGGATGTTCAACGGCAGTATGGGGAGTATCTCCCGGCTTTCAACGGGGAGAATTTCAGGGATTTCATTGACAAAGAGAGCACAATCGAAGCGTCGAAATGGTATTCCGGTATTTTGAAGTTCTTTTTTCAGGAATTGATGGTCAATGGGAAGCTCTTGGCAACGTTGTTATTCCTTACGTTATTCAGTACCCTGCTTCGGTCCATTCAGTCGGCCTTCGAGAACTCTGTTGTCAGCAGAATTGCTTACATGGTCATATATCTGGTGCTTATCACGCTGGCTTTGGAGAGCTTTCGGCAGGTGATTACTTATACGCTGGATACCATTGAGCGGATGAGTGGATTCATGATCGGTCTTCTGCCACTTTTACTTGGGATCATGGCTTCATTCACGAACCTTATGTCTATATCTTTCTTTCATCCGATCATTATTGCACTTGTGCAGTCAAGCGGACTGCTTGTGAAATATTTGTTGATCCCTTTGTTTGCATCCTCTGCCCTCCTGCTTATTGTAGGTACGTTGAATGATGATTACAAGGTCGATCAGCTTGCAGAACTGCTTAGGAAAACGGGGCTTGCTGTCATGGGCGTGTTTTTAACTATCTTTCTAGGTGTCATTTCTGTACAGGGGACGGTTACCGCTGTGCAGGACGGAATTACCATGAAGACGGCAAGGTTCGTTACCGGTAATTTCGTCCCGGTAATCGGCCGTCTGTTTACAGATGCTACGGACACGATCTTAGGCGCATCCCTTGTGCTGAAGAATACGTTAGGAATTGCCGGAGTGGTTATTCTGCTTGGAATTGCCATTTTCCCGGCCTTGAAGGTACTCGCCATTGCTATTATTTACAAAATTGCTGCCGCACTTCTGCAACCGCTTGGAGATGGTCCCGTTATTGAGGCGATGGCTGTTGTAAGCCGGCACATTTTTTATATATTTGCAGCATTGCTGATGGTTTCGATGATGTTCTTTCTTGTAATTGTCATTATGGTTGCAGCGAGTAATATAACGATGATGATCAGGTAA
- the spoIIIAD gene encoding stage III sporulation protein AD gives MDIIQVVALGLVAALLIILLQEHKSTIAFLLLLFTVLIIFLTILDQIQHIFSLLSYMANQAQVEPVYFKTILKIIGIAYIAEFGAQLIRDAGLNALASKVELAGKLFILMLAIPIITAVIETIIGFIPGA, from the coding sequence ATGGATATTATTCAAGTCGTTGCTTTAGGACTGGTCGCGGCACTCTTGATCATCCTGCTTCAGGAACACAAATCGACGATTGCTTTCCTGCTGTTATTATTTACGGTCCTCATTATTTTTCTGACGATCCTTGATCAAATACAGCACATATTCTCTCTGTTATCCTATATGGCCAACCAGGCGCAGGTAGAGCCGGTTTATTTCAAAACCATCCTGAAAATAATCGGCATCGCCTATATTGCGGAATTCGGTGCCCAGTTGATTCGCGACGCAGGATTAAACGCCCTGGCATCCAAAGTAGAACTGGCTGGAAAGTTGTTCATTCTAATGCTGGCCATCCCGATCATCACGGCCGTTATTGAGACGATTATCGGATTCATTCCAGGGGCATGA
- the spoIIIAC gene encoding stage III sporulation protein AC: protein MLQDATILFQIAGVGIIVAMIHSILKQMGKEEIAQAVTLTGFIIVLFIVLHRLADLFQQIKSVFLYQG, encoded by the coding sequence GTGCTTCAGGATGCAACGATCCTTTTTCAAATAGCCGGTGTCGGGATAATCGTAGCAATGATTCACAGTATTTTAAAACAGATGGGGAAAGAGGAAATCGCGCAAGCTGTCACGCTGACCGGTTTCATTATCGTATTATTTATCGTTCTCCATCGTTTGGCCGATCTTTTTCAGCAAATCAAATCGGTATTTCTATATCAAGGGTAG
- the spoIIIAB gene encoding stage III sporulation protein SpoIIIAB produces MQWIGAVIILTVTTWTGFDIASRFRKRPGQIRQWKSALQMIEAEMVFGHSSLWEVCENLSKQLPDPIARFFQEMVENIDDCDDFPSWWSGHLQRHWSQNALGKTELEILHQFGRTLGQHDLEQQQKQIQLTLHHLDRELHEAMEGVEQYQKMARGMGVLSGLLVIILIM; encoded by the coding sequence GTGCAGTGGATCGGAGCCGTCATTATTCTGACTGTCACCACGTGGACAGGGTTTGACATCGCCTCTCGTTTTCGTAAGCGGCCCGGCCAAATCAGACAGTGGAAGAGTGCTCTTCAGATGATAGAAGCAGAAATGGTCTTCGGACATTCGTCTTTGTGGGAAGTATGTGAGAACTTATCGAAACAGCTGCCGGACCCGATCGCTCGGTTCTTTCAAGAAATGGTGGAGAATATAGATGACTGCGATGATTTTCCTTCATGGTGGTCAGGACATCTTCAAAGGCACTGGTCACAGAATGCACTTGGTAAGACGGAACTGGAAATTCTTCATCAGTTTGGAAGGACACTTGGACAGCATGACTTGGAGCAGCAGCAGAAACAGATTCAGCTGACCCTTCATCATCTTGACAGAGAGCTTCATGAGGCAATGGAAGGGGTGGAGCAGTACCAGAAGATGGCAAGAGGGATGGGAGTTTTGAGTGGTCTGTTAGTCATAATCTTAATTATGTAA